The Lonsdalea populi genome window below encodes:
- a CDS encoding non-ribosomal peptide synthetase yields the protein MDDSMHTDKDNGKQAYDFGQMTVSQRVELLERLRAERNDPALERCDRTAPLPLSFAQQRLWFLIQLEERASTAYHLACGLKLSGELNRGALVMALDRIVARHEALRTRFVDVEGTPWQQIDEPAPFALTVHDLRGRPAAAAELRQLADEEAAEPFDLQQGPPVRGRLVLLSEREQVLLVTLHHIVADGWSLSGFMRELGELYRAFSQKQPDPLPPLAIQYADYAAWQRRWLQGEVLQSQLAYWREQLADAPPLLELPTDRPRPSVQDYAGGYIDFTLDATLTAGLKALAARHETTLYMTLLAGWTLLLYRLSGQDDIVVGSPVAGRTRTELEPMIGFFANTLALRNRVDGAASIGVLLAQVKATTLAAQAHQDLPFEQLVEALNPTRSLSHSPLFQTMLAWQNASDNALQLHGLQVEPYNGELFSAKSDLLLSLGEEQSLITGHIEYASSLFDRTTVERYARYLKMLLRAIVNDETQPVAQLPLLTDDERHTLLHGWNQTQSEPVDACLHQQFEAQARRAPQAVALAFGEQRLSYDELNRRANRLAHALIAQGVGPESRVAISLPRGVEMVVAVLAVLKAGGGYVPIDPTYPADRIRYLLEDNAPLGWITEGALWAQTPTDVRLFDLASPALLAGQPDDNPDQAADPHQLAYVIYTSGSTGQPKGVVVEHAQVMRLFASTRRWFDFGADDVWSLFHSLSFDFSVWELWGALLHGGRLVVVAQETARTPAAFYQLLCEQGVTVLNQTPGAFRPLIAAQSEAPPSLSHALRWVIFGGEALEPAMLAPWYAQNGERTTLVNMYGITETTVHVTYRQLSPADTALDVSPIGERIPDLRIYVLDEAGQPVPVGVAGELYVGGGGVARGYLNRAALTAARFIDDPFADEAGARLYKTGDRARWSGDGALEYLGRNDHQVKIRGFRIELGEIAARLRRHPAVDDCVVIARQAEDGDSRLVAYYLSEEPQEAQSLRDWVAAELPDYMLPGAWVRLSAWPLTAHGKLDRQALPEPDAGAYAVQRYEAPQGETETTLAGLWSSLLGVEPVGRHDHFFALGGHSLLAIQLLSRVRQNLGRDVALGTLFAHPVLAAFAQAVGQAPLSALPPIAPAERTGRLALSFAQQRLWFLSQLEANASAAYHMAGGVRLDGEVNVEALQAALDGIVARHEPLRTGFVPEDGTPYQQIHAPAPFALVVDDLRGHPEPESALSRLSAEEAAAPFDLERGGLVRGRLIRLDDRRQVLLFTLHHIISDGWSVGLFMRELGALYDAFAAGKASPLPPLRIQYADYAAWQRRWVEGPILQTQLGYWREQLAEVPPLLALPTDRPRPAVQDYAGGRVDFTLDAGLTAGLKRLAARHDATLYMTLLTGWAILLHRLSGQDDIVIGSPAAGRTRTELEPLIGLFVNMLALRCRIADNMTVGELLAQVKATTLAAQAHQDLPFEQLVEALNPVRSLAHSPLFQTMLAWQNAAGETLQLGDLQAEPFTFEQVTAQFDLSLALGECDDRIEGGIDYASSLFDRETVERYVDHWQVLLRAMAGEAEQDIARLPLLSDAERQQVLYGWNDTHADYPQEQGIHQLFEAQVRRTPQAVALVYNEQQLSYDELNQRANRLAHVLISQGVVPDTRVAICLPRGVEMVVAVLAVLKAGGAYVPVDPAYPQARILYMLEDSQPQALITLGNLWESLPDVPEIIDLAAEEQDDLAVSRNPDIALTADSLAYVIYTSGSSGKPKGVMVPHRGVVNLLISIMQRIELRTDDRLLSVTTLNFDIAALELFSPLLCGARLVLADRDTVLDPERLARRIRDQQISVMQATPSVWRMLLESRWHEGLRLRAVLCGGEALSNELTPRLLTLADSLWNLYGPTETTIWSTAQRVCSAADHAFAPPIGQPLANTRVYILDAQGQPAPIGVFGEIHIAGDGVTRGYLNRPEMTAERFVPDPFISPQPGKAVPLMYRTGDLGRWRADGSVAYYGRNDNEVKIRGVRIHPAEIESALLEHAGVQDAVVIGDREKRLVAYVVAPAQAMSQDAETTGFSLFYFGGDSRDQQDKYALYLEAAQYADRNGFEAVWTPERHFHPVGGLYPNPSVLNAALATITQRISLRSGSVVLPLHHPVRIAEEWSMVDNLSHGRVGLAVASGWNPKDFVLAPDDYAARKQAMFDGVETIKTLWRGETISLPDGAGKDTDIHLYPEPIQPMLPIWVTAAGNPETFIQAGKAGTHLLTHLMGQQLDELAEHIALYRQARADAGYDPDTGHVTLMAHTFIGTDLDETLAKAKAPFIGYLKLHFGLNFFSKDMGLPSSTISDHDMAAMTEYAFDHYSSSAALIGTPQSCLPIVQAIKNSGVDEIACLIDWMDAENALDGLPHLNVLQQLAQSAAPSIRELRHFLARRLPGHMIPDSVMFLDALPLTANGKIDRHALPAVAAVTETHDYEPPEGELESTVVSLWGELLNVKRIGRHDNFFELGGNSLMVVSLLERLRQAAIPAEVRMLFANPTPASLADAINHHLRLAAEENSGDFTPDTIEVTF from the coding sequence ATGGATGATTCAATGCATACGGACAAGGACAACGGCAAGCAGGCTTACGATTTCGGGCAAATGACGGTATCGCAGCGGGTCGAGCTATTGGAACGGCTGCGGGCAGAGCGAAATGATCCGGCGCTGGAGCGCTGCGACCGTACTGCGCCGCTTCCCCTTTCTTTTGCTCAACAGCGGCTCTGGTTTTTGATCCAACTGGAGGAGCGAGCCAGTACGGCCTACCACCTCGCCTGCGGCCTGAAGCTCAGCGGCGAACTGAACCGAGGCGCGCTGGTGATGGCGTTGGACCGCATCGTGGCGCGTCATGAGGCGCTGCGCACGCGGTTCGTCGACGTGGAGGGCACGCCGTGGCAGCAGATTGATGAGCCTGCGCCTTTTGCGCTGACCGTGCACGACCTGCGCGGGCGGCCCGCCGCCGCCGCCGAATTGCGCCAACTGGCCGACGAAGAAGCGGCTGAACCTTTCGATCTGCAACAGGGACCGCCGGTTCGCGGTCGGCTGGTCTTGCTGAGCGAGCGCGAACAGGTGCTGCTGGTGACGCTGCACCATATCGTCGCCGACGGCTGGTCGCTCAGCGGCTTTATGCGAGAACTGGGCGAACTGTACCGGGCCTTCAGTCAGAAGCAGCCCGATCCCCTGCCGCCGCTGGCGATTCAATACGCGGACTACGCGGCCTGGCAGCGACGCTGGTTGCAGGGCGAAGTCCTTCAGTCGCAGCTCGCCTACTGGCGTGAGCAACTGGCGGATGCGCCGCCTCTGTTGGAGCTTCCGACCGATCGGCCGAGGCCGTCGGTGCAAGACTATGCCGGAGGTTACATTGATTTTACGCTCGATGCGACGTTGACCGCCGGGCTGAAGGCGCTGGCGGCGCGGCACGAAACCACGCTTTATATGACGCTGCTGGCGGGTTGGACGCTGCTGCTCTATCGCCTCAGCGGGCAGGATGACATCGTGGTCGGCTCACCGGTGGCCGGGCGTACCCGCACCGAACTGGAGCCGATGATCGGTTTCTTTGCCAATACGCTGGCGCTGCGGAACCGGGTGGACGGCGCGGCCTCCATCGGCGTACTGCTGGCGCAGGTAAAGGCGACTACGTTAGCGGCGCAGGCGCATCAGGATCTGCCGTTCGAACAACTGGTGGAGGCGCTCAACCCGACGCGCAGCCTGTCGCACAGCCCGTTGTTCCAAACCATGCTGGCATGGCAAAACGCATCCGATAATGCCTTGCAACTTCATGGCCTCCAGGTAGAGCCGTATAACGGCGAACTGTTTAGCGCCAAATCCGACCTGCTGCTCTCGCTGGGCGAGGAGCAGAGCCTTATCACGGGCCATATTGAATATGCCAGCAGCCTGTTTGATCGCACCACGGTAGAACGTTATGCCCGCTACCTGAAAATGCTGCTGCGCGCCATAGTAAACGATGAGACTCAGCCGGTAGCGCAGTTGCCGCTGCTGACCGATGACGAACGCCACACCCTGCTGCACGGCTGGAATCAGACTCAATCCGAGCCCGTCGACGCATGCCTGCATCAGCAGTTCGAAGCGCAGGCGCGTCGTGCGCCGCAGGCGGTCGCGCTGGCGTTCGGCGAGCAGCGGCTCAGCTACGACGAACTGAACCGACGGGCCAACCGGCTGGCGCACGCGCTGATAGCTCAGGGCGTAGGGCCGGAGAGCCGGGTGGCCATCAGCCTGCCGCGCGGCGTGGAGATGGTTGTGGCGGTGCTGGCGGTGCTGAAAGCGGGCGGCGGCTACGTGCCGATTGACCCGACTTACCCGGCCGACCGCATTCGCTATCTGCTGGAAGACAACGCGCCGCTGGGGTGGATAACCGAAGGCGCGCTGTGGGCGCAGACGCCCACGGACGTGCGCCTGTTTGACCTGGCGTCGCCGGCGCTGCTGGCCGGGCAGCCGGATGATAATCCTGACCAGGCGGCAGACCCGCATCAGTTGGCCTACGTGATTTACACCTCGGGCTCCACCGGGCAGCCGAAAGGGGTGGTGGTGGAGCACGCGCAGGTGATGCGGCTGTTCGCGTCCACCCGCCGGTGGTTCGACTTTGGCGCCGACGATGTCTGGAGCCTGTTCCACTCGCTGTCGTTCGACTTCTCGGTGTGGGAGCTGTGGGGCGCGCTGCTGCACGGCGGCCGGCTGGTGGTGGTGGCGCAGGAGACGGCGCGGACGCCGGCGGCGTTTTATCAGCTGCTGTGCGAGCAGGGCGTGACGGTGCTGAACCAGACGCCGGGGGCGTTCCGGCCCCTGATTGCCGCCCAGTCGGAGGCCCCGCCGTCATTGTCACATGCGCTGCGCTGGGTGATTTTCGGCGGGGAAGCGCTGGAGCCGGCGATGCTGGCGCCGTGGTACGCGCAAAACGGCGAGCGCACGACGCTGGTGAATATGTACGGCATCACCGAAACCACGGTGCACGTCACCTACCGTCAGCTCTCGCCGGCGGACACGGCGCTTGACGTCAGCCCGATAGGCGAACGTATCCCGGACCTGCGCATCTACGTGCTGGACGAGGCGGGCCAGCCGGTGCCGGTGGGCGTGGCGGGCGAACTGTACGTCGGCGGCGGCGGGGTGGCGCGCGGTTACCTGAACCGGGCGGCGCTGACGGCGGCGCGTTTTATTGACGACCCGTTTGCGGATGAAGCGGGCGCGAGGCTGTACAAAACCGGCGACCGGGCGCGCTGGTCCGGCGACGGCGCGCTGGAATATCTGGGACGCAACGACCATCAGGTCAAAATCCGCGGCTTCCGCATTGAGCTGGGCGAGATAGCGGCGCGGCTGCGCCGTCATCCGGCGGTGGATGACTGCGTGGTCATCGCGCGGCAGGCGGAGGACGGGGATAGCCGACTGGTGGCCTACTATCTGTCGGAGGAGCCGCAGGAGGCGCAGTCATTGCGCGACTGGGTGGCGGCGGAGCTGCCGGACTACATGCTGCCGGGGGCCTGGGTGCGCCTGAGCGCCTGGCCGCTGACCGCGCACGGCAAGCTGGACCGGCAGGCGCTGCCGGAGCCGGACGCCGGGGCCTACGCCGTGCAGCGCTACGAAGCGCCGCAGGGGGAAACCGAAACCACGCTGGCGGGGCTGTGGTCGTCACTGCTGGGCGTCGAGCCCGTGGGGCGGCACGACCACTTCTTCGCGCTGGGCGGCCACTCGCTGCTGGCTATCCAGCTGCTGTCGCGGGTGCGTCAGAATCTGGGGCGTGACGTGGCGCTCGGCACGCTGTTTGCCCATCCGGTGCTGGCGGCCTTCGCGCAGGCGGTCGGGCAGGCGCCGTTGAGCGCGCTGCCGCCGATAGCCCCGGCCGAGCGCACGGGGCGGCTGGCGCTGTCGTTTGCCCAGCAGCGGCTGTGGTTCCTGTCGCAGCTGGAAGCGAACGCCAGCGCGGCGTATCACATGGCGGGCGGGGTGCGGCTGGACGGCGAGGTGAACGTTGAGGCGCTGCAGGCGGCGCTCGACGGTATCGTGGCGCGTCATGAGCCGCTGCGTACCGGCTTTGTGCCGGAAGACGGCACGCCGTATCAGCAAATCCACGCGCCCGCGCCTTTTGCGCTTGTGGTGGACGACCTGCGAGGGCATCCCGAGCCGGAAAGCGCGCTGTCGCGGCTGAGCGCGGAGGAAGCGGCCGCCCCCTTTGACCTTGAACGGGGGGGCCTGGTCCGGGGGCGCCTGATCCGGCTGGACGACCGTCGACAGGTGCTGCTGTTCACGCTGCACCACATTATCTCGGACGGCTGGTCTGTCGGCCTCTTTATGCGGGAGCTGGGGGCGTTGTACGACGCCTTTGCCGCCGGGAAAGCTTCGCCGCTGCCGCCGCTGCGTATTCAATACGCGGACTACGCCGCCTGGCAGCGCCGCTGGGTAGAAGGGCCGATCCTGCAAACGCAGCTGGGGTACTGGCGGGAGCAGCTGGCGGAGGTGCCGCCGCTGCTGGCGCTGCCGACGGACAGACCGCGGCCGGCGGTGCAGGACTATGCCGGGGGGCGTGTCGACTTCACGCTGGATGCGGGGCTGACGGCGGGGCTGAAAAGGCTGGCGGCGCGTCACGACGCCACGCTGTATATGACGCTGCTGACCGGCTGGGCCATTCTGCTGCACCGGCTGAGCGGGCAGGACGATATCGTGATCGGCTCGCCGGCGGCGGGGCGCACCCGCACCGAGCTGGAGCCGCTGATCGGCCTGTTCGTCAATATGCTGGCGCTGCGCTGCCGGATAGCGGACAACATGACGGTGGGCGAACTGCTGGCGCAGGTGAAGGCGACCACGCTGGCGGCGCAGGCGCATCAGGATCTGCCGTTCGAACAGCTGGTGGAAGCGTTGAATCCGGTACGCAGTCTGGCGCACAGCCCGCTGTTCCAGACCATGCTGGCCTGGCAAAACGCCGCCGGGGAAACCCTGCAACTGGGTGATCTGCAGGCTGAGCCGTTTACCTTTGAACAAGTGACGGCGCAGTTCGATTTGTCGCTGGCGCTGGGCGAGTGCGACGATCGGATCGAGGGCGGGATCGACTATGCCAGCAGCCTGTTCGATCGTGAAACGGTGGAACGCTATGTGGATCACTGGCAGGTGCTGTTGCGGGCGATGGCGGGAGAGGCAGAGCAGGATATCGCCCGGCTGCCGCTGCTGTCCGACGCCGAACGCCAGCAGGTGCTGTATGGCTGGAACGACACCCACGCCGACTATCCGCAGGAGCAGGGGATCCATCAGCTGTTCGAAGCCCAGGTGCGGCGCACGCCGCAGGCGGTGGCGCTGGTCTATAACGAGCAGCAGCTAAGCTACGACGAGCTGAACCAACGCGCCAACCGGCTGGCGCACGTGTTGATATCACAGGGGGTGGTGCCGGATACGCGAGTGGCGATCTGTCTGCCGCGCGGCGTGGAAATGGTGGTGGCGGTGCTGGCAGTGCTGAAGGCGGGCGGCGCCTACGTCCCCGTCGATCCGGCGTATCCCCAGGCGCGAATTCTTTACATGTTGGAAGACAGCCAGCCGCAGGCGCTGATCACACTCGGGAACCTCTGGGAGAGCCTGCCGGACGTGCCTGAGATTATCGATCTCGCCGCAGAAGAACAAGATGATTTGGCGGTATCGCGCAATCCCGATATCGCGCTGACGGCGGATAGTCTGGCTTATGTGATTTATACCTCGGGCTCGTCGGGCAAGCCAAAAGGCGTGATGGTGCCCCATCGGGGCGTCGTTAATCTGCTGATCTCCATCATGCAACGCATCGAGCTGCGTACGGATGACCGTTTGCTCAGCGTCACGACATTGAATTTTGATATCGCGGCTCTGGAGTTATTCTCGCCTTTGCTGTGCGGCGCGAGGCTGGTGTTGGCGGATCGTGATACGGTTTTGGATCCTGAACGGCTGGCGCGCCGCATTCGCGACCAGCAGATCAGCGTGATGCAGGCGACGCCATCGGTGTGGCGTATGTTGCTGGAAAGCCGATGGCATGAGGGGCTGCGGCTGCGGGCCGTGTTATGCGGCGGTGAAGCATTGAGCAACGAGTTGACACCACGGCTGTTGACCCTGGCCGATTCGCTGTGGAATCTCTATGGCCCGACGGAAACCACGATTTGGTCTACCGCGCAACGGGTGTGCAGTGCGGCCGATCATGCGTTCGCGCCGCCCATCGGCCAACCGCTCGCCAATACCCGCGTCTATATTCTCGATGCTCAGGGACAGCCTGCGCCTATCGGCGTATTCGGTGAAATTCATATTGCGGGCGACGGGGTGACGCGAGGATATCTGAACCGTCCTGAGATGACGGCGGAGCGTTTCGTGCCCGATCCTTTCATCTCGCCGCAACCCGGTAAAGCCGTGCCGCTGATGTACCGTACCGGCGATCTGGGGCGCTGGCGTGCGGATGGCAGCGTTGCCTATTACGGACGCAACGATAATGAGGTGAAGATCCGCGGTGTACGTATCCACCCGGCGGAAATCGAGTCGGCGCTGCTGGAACACGCGGGCGTACAGGATGCCGTTGTGATTGGCGATCGGGAGAAACGTCTGGTCGCCTATGTGGTGGCTCCGGCCCAGGCCATGTCGCAGGACGCCGAAACCACCGGCTTCAGCCTCTTCTACTTCGGCGGCGACTCTCGGGACCAGCAGGATAAATACGCGTTGTATCTGGAAGCGGCGCAGTATGCCGATCGCAATGGGTTTGAAGCGGTATGGACGCCGGAGCGTCACTTCCATCCCGTTGGCGGGCTGTATCCCAATCCCTCCGTGCTGAACGCGGCGCTGGCGACGATAACACAGCGGATCTCGCTGCGTTCGGGCAGCGTGGTGCTGCCTTTACATCATCCCGTGCGTATCGCCGAAGAGTGGTCGATGGTGGATAACCTCTCTCATGGGCGAGTTGGCCTGGCGGTCGCCTCCGGCTGGAACCCGAAAGATTTTGTGCTCGCGCCTGACGACTATGCCGCGCGCAAGCAGGCGATGTTCGACGGCGTAGAAACGATCAAGACGCTGTGGCGTGGCGAAACGATATCGCTGCCGGACGGGGCGGGCAAAGACACCGATATTCATCTGTACCCCGAGCCCATTCAGCCGATGCTGCCTATCTGGGTGACCGCGGCCGGCAACCCGGAGACCTTTATACAAGCGGGCAAAGCCGGCACCCATTTGCTGACGCACCTGATGGGACAGCAGTTGGATGAGCTGGCGGAACATATCGCGCTATATCGTCAGGCAAGAGCGGATGCGGGCTACGATCCGGATACGGGTCACGTCACGCTGATGGCGCACACCTTTATCGGCACCGATCTGGACGAGACATTGGCAAAAGCCAAAGCGCCGTTTATCGGCTACCTGAAACTGCATTTCGGACTGAATTTTTTCTCCAAGGATATGGGCCTGCCTTCGTCGACGATCTCTGACCACGACATGGCAGCGATGACGGAGTATGCCTTCGATCACTACTCCTCCTCTGCGGCGCTGATCGGTACGCCGCAAAGCTGTTTACCCATCGTTCAAGCCATAAAAAACAGCGGTGTTGATGAAATCGCCTGTCTGATTGACTGGATGGACGCGGAAAACGCGCTGGACGGTCTGCCGCATCTGAATGTCTTGCAGCAGTTGGCTCAGTCCGCCGCCCCCAGCATCAGAGAGTTGCGCCACTTCCTGGCGCGGCGTCTGCCCGGCCACATGATCCCGGATAGCGTAATGTTCCTCGATGCGCTGCCTTTGACGGCTAACGGCAAAATCGATCGTCATGCGTTGCCCGCCGTGGCCGCCGTGACGGAAACGCACGACTATGAGCCTCCTGAAGGCGAACTGGAATCGACGGTGGTCTCGCTATGGGGCGAGTTGCTTAACGTTAAACGGATTGGCAGGCATGACAACTTTTTTGAACTGGGGGGCAACTCCCTGATGGTGGTCAGCTTGCTTGAACGACTCCGCCAGGCGGCGATTCCCGCCGAAGTGAGAATGCTGTTCGCCAACCCGACGCCAGCCTCGCTGGCTGATGCCATCAACCATCATCTACGCCTTGCCGCAGAGGAAAATTCAGGGGATTTCACTCCTGACACAATTGAGGTGACATTCTGA
- a CDS encoding MBL fold metallo-hydrolase, whose protein sequence is MKTFTSAPAYRLADSVIAEPLVNGWSAWWLNIAPIPASLHFAQVQRKVMRLYLDNPELNYQMATDPALSGSACIGVSPEHADQIAALLASSESTLRDCVTLSEAVGKLHQLLAEQGKGQSLEPLYAQIPAPLRGLVELVYDYFNRPSFRVIEALTYRSHYYKPALQSLRIRPLRHDGDRPPLFSTPHMIQPDDVWWQEPFASPRLDALFQLDTDPKPLAQIFELCEADATLQRQLRPLLTSAPLPQSPLHADPQATRIHYLGHATVLVQTQGVSVLIDPFISASPLQGDDGRLTFQSLPEHIDYALVTHAHPDHFSVETLLRLRHRIGCLVVPRASDFLLGDVSLRQMAEVLGFKTAIEMEPLQSIPLPGGEIIGIPFLGEHGDLAHAKSAYVIRLGRQQILFAADSACLDPVLYERIREAVGPIETVFMNSETEGAPASYTIEALFPQDRDRQPEKNRRCRGSTSGEAIELLKAVGARRLYNYAMGLEPWFRHVLGPASEPGSARMRDSDALLNGALAIGLEVVQRLQGPQAIPLLDNDAPFGSSSEYEVTI, encoded by the coding sequence ATGAAAACATTCACGTCTGCACCGGCTTATCGACTCGCCGACTCAGTCATAGCCGAACCCCTGGTCAATGGATGGAGTGCGTGGTGGTTAAATATCGCCCCCATTCCGGCCAGTTTGCACTTTGCACAGGTACAGCGCAAAGTCATGCGTCTGTATTTAGATAATCCCGAGCTGAACTATCAGATGGCGACCGACCCGGCCCTGAGCGGCAGCGCCTGCATCGGCGTTTCGCCGGAACACGCCGATCAGATTGCGGCGCTGCTGGCCAGTTCGGAAAGCACGCTGCGCGACTGCGTGACGCTGTCAGAGGCCGTGGGAAAACTTCATCAACTGCTGGCGGAGCAGGGAAAAGGACAGTCTCTGGAGCCGCTCTATGCGCAGATACCCGCGCCGCTCCGTGGGTTGGTTGAGCTGGTCTACGACTACTTCAATCGGCCCTCCTTTCGGGTCATTGAAGCACTGACTTACCGTAGCCATTACTATAAACCGGCGTTGCAGAGCCTGCGTATCCGCCCGCTGCGGCATGATGGTGACCGGCCGCCTTTATTCAGCACTCCACACATGATTCAGCCGGACGATGTCTGGTGGCAGGAGCCGTTCGCCAGCCCGCGATTAGATGCGCTGTTCCAACTGGACACCGATCCCAAGCCGCTGGCGCAGATTTTCGAACTGTGTGAGGCAGACGCAACGTTGCAGCGTCAACTGCGCCCGCTGTTGACTTCGGCGCCGCTTCCCCAGAGCCCCCTGCATGCCGATCCGCAGGCGACCCGCATACATTATCTGGGGCACGCGACGGTGCTGGTTCAGACGCAGGGCGTATCGGTGCTGATTGACCCGTTTATCAGCGCCAGTCCGCTTCAAGGCGACGATGGGCGCCTGACCTTCCAGTCGCTGCCCGAACATATCGACTATGCGTTGGTGACCCATGCGCATCCGGACCATTTCTCGGTAGAGACGCTATTGCGTCTACGCCATCGCATCGGCTGTCTCGTGGTGCCGAGAGCGAGCGATTTCCTGCTGGGGGATGTGTCGCTCCGACAAATGGCCGAAGTTTTGGGTTTCAAAACGGCGATAGAGATGGAGCCGTTGCAGTCTATTCCGCTGCCGGGCGGCGAAATCATCGGTATTCCGTTTCTCGGCGAGCATGGCGATTTAGCGCATGCCAAGAGTGCGTATGTGATTCGGCTGGGGCGCCAACAAATTCTGTTCGCCGCCGATTCGGCCTGTCTGGACCCGGTGCTGTATGAGCGAATCAGGGAAGCGGTAGGCCCCATCGAAACGGTGTTTATGAACAGCGAGACCGAGGGAGCGCCTGCTTCTTACACCATTGAGGCGCTGTTTCCGCAGGATCGCGATCGCCAGCCGGAGAAAAACCGGCGCTGTCGCGGCAGTACCTCCGGCGAGGCGATAGAGTTGCTCAAGGCCGTCGGCGCCAGGCGTTTATACAACTACGCCATGGGGCTGGAACCGTGGTTCCGGCATGTGTTAGGTCCGGCGTCGGAGCCCGGCTCGGCGAGGATGCGGGATTCAGATGCGTTGTTGAACGGCGCGTTAGCCATTGGCCTTGAGGTGGTCCAGCGGTTGCAGGGACCTCAGGCTATCCCGCTGCTGGATAACGATGCGCCGTTTGGTTCGTCAAGTGAGTACGAGGTAACAATATGA